GGAGTGTGGGTTCGGGTTTAAATATTGACGATCTGTATTCACCAGACACGAGGAAAACCTTACAGCGTACTGGCGGGTGTAAGGGAGTAAAAAGGGATTGAATTCTGTAGTGCACGTCCACAACaaagcataaagaaaaaacagaaaaataatattttaaaaccttTCAACAGTGACACGGTACTGGGGGGGAAAGCTCAGTAGCTATGTTTAAAGGGAGTTTTTACATTCGATAAATGGACGTCAGTACGGACAACTACATTCTCAAGCGTAGGTCTCGTGATCGAATAGGGGGTCTCGGTTATCTAGCTGTGGTTTGTCCGATACCAGCTAGATTTGCTAGATAAGTTCATTGAATTTAGACAAAGTTCATCAATCGCCCTTGTGGAAGTGCGTCAATGTCGTTATGCGACGAGTTTGCCACTGAACGAACAAtcaaattgaaatgatttcatttcgCTGATTGAAATTGAGGGAGTCAGATAAAACCCAATCAATTTCGACGAGAGTGGAGTGATTGTGGatgcattttatattttaaaaatattaaagctTCCTACAGTCGTTTTCTACGCACGGGAGAACGATtcaaatgggatttgatactggTTCTGTCGTGGCTATTTGGCCATAATTCTGAATATCTAGAGATGAATGTTTATATGATTATTGAAGAGTCTCGTGTTTCTATTTGGTTAATATTTCTTTACTTTACAAAGCACATAAAGAAAGCCGTGAAAGTTTCTATAAACGGAAAATTATCTTCTATCATTATATGCTTTACAGTCGTGTATATTTAACCAAAATCAACCGAACCTTTTCTATCAACCTATCAATCCATATCGATGGTTAGTACTTGCTGTAAGATATTGTTGCTCACCTGCGGATACTTGTTGGATATTGACGACTTTGGCGCGTTGTTATCAATTTTGTTGGGAAGAAGacaacagaaagaaaacaacacagtCACGTTGTTAGATTTtcggtgtgtttttatttaaaaaaaaacagtttcggTTCACTCGTCTGTCGTTCGTGACTGTTTAATTCAATCCCAAGTTTTAAAGAACCCGTGGTTAGCTGATGTCACCTGGTTGTTTCTCACAACCCGTTGCAGTTGGTTGTTGTTCGTTCAGTGTCTCACCAACGTACCTGACGAGTAGTAGCGCCATATCGTAAAGGTCTCGTGACCTACCACAAATTCTGTCGAGCTGCATTTGTGAGACTGTACAGTGTGTGAGGACTCGTCTAAAGTGTGCTCTTAGAAGTTGCATCCTACAGTAGTACAATGTCGGAAGAATATAACGGGTCGAAAAAGTATCCAATTGCATCGAAAACACGTAAAACGAAGCTTGCATTCCTCTCCGGTGTGCGAAGTCATTatgagaagaaggaaaaggatgCTTCAATCGCCAAGGAACCACGCGTTAACCTCTCGGTTCCGGGTACACCGGTTTGTTCGCGGTATCTGCGAAAACTTTCGGGCCAATTGATAGATCCAAGTGATgagaatgataataaaaatggtCCGGTAGTGAACGAGCTCATCATTAGCAGCCTCGTGTTGGATAAGTTCCTGAAGGATATGGATAAACTGTCGGTAGATAAGGAAAATGTAATACAACCTcctgtgcagcagcagcagcagcagcagcagacgcaaCAGAAGCCGAAACCCGGTAACGTCCATGAAACGACCGAAGAATTCTTTATCAAGTCGGAGGAACGGAAAGCCTATCATCGCACATTTTCGGAAGCAGTGGGAATCGTTGGAAACGCACCAGTAATCGAGAAAAACCCGGTGGTAAAGAAGTATTTCGAAGAGTCAGCTAGTCAGCAAACTTATCGACGAGACTTTTCCGACGCGTATGGTGAACTGGTTGAACCAGATCCAATCGTTCCGGTCGATACGAAATCAaaattgaagaagaagaatacgAAGAAATCCAGCTCAAAACTGACGAAGCCTAGTGACACGCAACCAACGAAACTCATCAGCGACTCGTCGGACGATGAACGGTCGGAAGAGGATAGCAGTGAGTTCCTGCAGGAATTGGAACGGTTGAAGGAGTCCAAGAGAAGCCTCGAGGAAAAGATACTCGCATACCAGACAAAGACGGTGACGGACGTGGCTCAGGAGGCGGTAGGTGCTTCGAAAGGCAAAAGCACGCAACAGTTCTTTGAAGAATCGGAACAGGCAAAAACGTATCGGCGGACATTCTCGCAGGCAGTGCAAACATTACCCGCTGGCGCCGGCGATGTACGCGATCCGGCAGTACTGCAGTACTTCAACGAATCTGCCACACGTCAAACGTACAAAAGAGAATTTTCCGAAGTGTACAACGAGTATGAACCAGCTCCGGTAACGTCGCCTAACTTCAAGCCAACGGTGCCAGGAACTCCGATTAGCTCCAGGCAGCTgcagaaattaaaaaagaacgcCGACACGAATCCCATCGTCACCGACCAACAGCAAGCCCCAGCCGCTTCAGAAAAATCCACATCCTTCACGGAGGAGTTGGAAGCGTTCAACAGAGAGCTAGAAAATctgcaacaaaccaaaccatcGGTAACTGTTCCGCCCACGGAGCCAACCCTTCCGGTAGCTACGGATTTCTGCGTAGACAGCTACCTCAACACGTCGAGCCAGAAGCAAACGTACAGCCGGTCCTTCTCCGAGGCAGCGCAATCGTTTACCCAATCGGAAGTGAAAAGTCCGgccgttcgttcgttttttgaaGACTCTTCCCGCAAGGGCACTCTCCGTCGAGATTTCTCCGAGGCGTACCAAGAGGTAGAGGTACTAGCGTCTTCCGCACAAACAGCTGATGTAACAGCGAAAAAGCAGACAACCGATGTATCATATGACCGGGATCAAGATAACAGATCCATTACACGCCCCGCTGATGTTGATGATAACCCATCCAACATTTCCCTAGCGAGCACTGGACCCATTTCCATTCCAGGCACGCCAATCAGCTCGAAGAAATTGGCTGCCTTTCGGCGTAGCACCAGTGTGGAAGCCGCGGGCAAGACAAATGAAGTGACGACCACCGTACCAGTAGCAACCCAAGGAGGCCTTCCGGTGATGACAAGGGTTCCACTGACGCCGCAGCTTGATGGTAGGAAAAAATTTAGcacagaaaaatattttgccaCGAAATTCTTCAAACGGGCGCGTAGTTTCAGTGCCAAACCAGCCGACCACGATGATGACGACAATCCCGGAAGCCTGATCCACCGACCGACACCTGCTGTAGCGACTGATAATGGGAAGGACGAAAATGTTACCGAGAAGGAAGCGAAACAGTTAAAGAGCGCAGCTGAATCCGTAGAGCTGGACAGAGAGTTCTGGAAGAAGTTTGGCTCCGGGCAGGATTAGCGGATGAACACAAATGCCGTTGGAGATAAGCAGCTTAACTGAAGCTGAACAATGGGGAGTTTAGTCTAGTGCACAAGTATTACAATAAACGAGTGAACACAATCGTTGTTGGATTAATTAAgggactttttgtttttttcttgtttgaagCTTTTGGGAAGTTGTGTGCCTGAAATGAATATcttatttttcgattttggaCAAAATTATCAAAACGATAGTTAAACGACAAGTTGTTTGGATTCCAAAAGTATAAACTAAACTGTTTTGTCTATTGTTTCTGTATTTGTAGTTTAGCATCTTTCGAAGACAGAATAGAAGTTGAAATGTatcatttaatcaaaataactTAACGTTTAATGAACTTAATAGTCCGTCTATTAGTATCACcacaatatataaaataaaacgttattattttgttatattgttaaaataaagcaatttgacattaataatataatatggAAATATGGAGCATGAAAACAACTAATAAAACCGCATTACACGAATTTTGATATCTACAATGTCTAGTGCGTCTAACCGATTAAATTTTACCTCgtattttgttctttgttcGCTATCTTTACAGAAATCGAAGCGGTTGAAGCATGTCGATGGTTACGTGCCGCCGGATTTCCACAGTACGCCCAAATGTACGAAGGTACGCATACATTTCAACCTTTCTGTCATTGCCATGTAGGATGTTCGTTTTTTACCAAACATTTGCTTACTCATTCTGCAGATCACCAGTTTCCCATCGTTGTGGAGGACGTAGCGAAAGATCATCCATTCCTGGAGCCTGATCCACTGCAATCACTATTTCGTCGACTCCACACACTCAATCGTTGCGCAAATATGCATCTCGACGCTCACCAGCATACACCAAAACCTTCAGTAAGATCCGATCGTACAAAATCGCCCAGAATCGCCCAAAGGCGTGAGATTAAttgatctctctctctctctctctaacgCGCACGGTGATTCTTTTCATTTGCAGCACCGCGATGACTCGGACGATGATAGCTGTGCGCTGAGTGAGGCCTGGACATTCCAACACAATAGCCGACGCTGGTCCCGGGTGGATGATGCGATCGGTTTGGTCAGTGTGATAAACaacaagcagcaacagcgCAACTCGCAGAAGGATGGTGGCTCCAACGTCAAAGGGACCGGTAGCGATCCGGCTGGACACGGATCGCATCAGCAGCGGCGACACAACAACGCCACGCTGCTACGTGCGGAAGATCACGAAAAGCTGTGGCTCGAAACGGGTGGTAAAATTACGATCGGTGTACCGTCCGATACGGATTCGCAGGATGACTGCGGCACGGATGGACGGAGCGGTGTACATCTAAGGCGTACCGGAAGCGAACGATTAAAGGACGGTGCTAAAGCAATTCTACGCCGTGTAGAATCGATCAAATCAAGACGCAGGAAAAAACAGAACCGCGACGGTCTGATCATACTAGCGCCACCGGGGGCACACTCGAGTGCGCACCTGTCTCCACACCATCGTCCGGCCGGTGACGGTATCGATGGGTACGGTGGGTCCGGATTTGATATAATGTCCTACTCCAATCCTACCTCACCAAGACCGTCGGCCGAATTGCTCGCATTTGATGATGCGCTCGATGCGGCTGGCAATCGAAAGAAAGATCTATTCGCAAACGATCTGCTTGGACGGAGGAATCTACTCCTGTCACCCAACGTAACCACACCGGCCACGGCCTGGTCACCGTTGCACGGTGGAGATGGGAAGCGTTTTGCCGACCGTTCGTCTCCTGGTGGTACACTGCCCTTTCGACAACAGGTACAGCTTCAGCAGGAGTCCCGATCGGGGGATGATTCTTCGTCGATATGTAGCGAAGATAGTGGAGGCGGTCCGGGGGCTGACTTTAACGCTACCAATCGGTCAGAAAAATCGACCACACGCAAATATCCGCGTGCGAAGAAAGCGTTACGCAGCAAAGTAATAACAAGCACTGTGGCAGATGATCAGTCCGGCGGTGGTGCACTTTCCGATTCCGAATGTCACACCAAACAGCGTCGTTCGAAAATTAAGGTGGAGCTCGATTGCGATCTGTCGGGTGTAAACGATGGTGTTTCTACCACAACCGCGGATGTTAAGGGTGGTAACGTTGGCAGAACCGGTGGAAATACATTGACCGCACCGGATGTTAATGCTTCCCCATCGAAACTTCACCGCGGTGGTTCGCTAAACCTTGGCAAAGCTTCCAAACGATACCGAGACGCGTTCAGCAATCGTTCTGTGCGGCATAGCGCAAAAGCGACCGACGAGAGTGGTGACGGTGTAGGCCGCTCCACAAGCAAAAGATCGACCGTAGCTCGCTGGCATAGCTTCCAGCAGCCTAAGGTGTCGCCGATCGATTTGCAGCAGTCCGATCAACTAGCCATCGGGTCGAAAGATGATCGCAAACAGCCAATGTTACAGCGTGGTACCACTATAGCGCAACTGGTCAGTAGCACCACCCATAGCAATGCAATGACAATCACCTCTACCACCTCCGTTACCACTACCACCATCACGTCCATATCGGGGAAATCCCACAAATCGGTAAATCTTACCGTGGACGGTAGCCAAAGTTCGAGCGGAGCGTTCACGGATACGTCCGGCACGGGATTGCGCATGTCGGAGATGTCGTGCGGCCAGTTGCTGGTGGTGCGCAAACTTGGACTGGCCAACCTGACCGGCTACATGGAGCGCCACTGTCCGACGCACCGGTCGGGGTGGAATTGGGATCTGCCAAAGTTTATCAAGCGCATCAAAACGCCCGACTACAAGGATCGCAAGGTGTTCGGGATGCCGCTGGTGTTGAATCTGCAAAAGTACGGCAGCACGGTACCGTATACGATTCGGTTAGCGTTCGGATGGCTCGAAAGGAATGCGCTCGATCAGGTCGGTTTGTTCCGGAAGCCGGGCGTAAAGTCACGCATCGCCAAGCTGAAATCGGTCATCGAGGCGAGCAATGATGTCGGTTGGCGAAGCGAAATGTTCGACGAGTATCACGCGTACGATGTGGCGGATCTGGTGAAACAATACTTTCGCGAGCTGCCCGATCCACTGCTGACGGCTAAACTGTCCGAAACGTTTATCGCTATATTCCAGTGTAAGTATCAATAGTAGCAATCCGGGTTTTTGCGCAACGTAAGGCAGTGACGTTAACGTTTTTTCCCTTACCTTACAGATCTTCCGGACGAGGTGCGTGCAGAAGCAGTGCAATCGGCCATTCTGCTGCTGCCGGATGAACATCGCGAGGTGCTCCATTTGCTGTTAACATTCCTCGAAAAGGTAGTGCAAAACTCGAGCCTAAATCAAATGACCGCCAACAATCTGGCCGTCTGTTTTGCACCTTCGCTCTTCTATCTGCTGTCTGGGAATAGGTATGTGCAGAATAttgataatgaaacatttatcaCAGTATATATGACTTCTCTTATACGTGTACGATGTGTTTTTCTCTCACAAACGCAGATATACGGCTGCATCaccaagaagaaagaaaacgggCACCGGATCCGGTCAGCCCGATGAGAAGGAACTGTCCGAAGCGAAAGCATCACACGAATGTTTGGCGTACATGATTGATCGGTTCCAAAGCCTGTGGATGATCAGCAATGATCAGATGCGTCGTTGCAACTTCAACTACATGGACGAATCGAAACCGGTGCCACTATCATCCCTGGGTACGGAAATGCACGTCCAGAACTGGCGCGGCTATCTGTCCGAGTCGATCAACGAGTGTCTGCGTGAGGGGCGCGAACGGTAACGCTACACCGGTCTGTGTATGGATGCGCTGGATGTGTATTAAAACATTCTGTCTCTTCAATTTCTATAGACCACGTGGTTGGGTGTCACTAAGCTCCACCGATCCATCGGTGACCGCATTCTTCAAAAAGGTGGGCGATGGCCATCCGCTACGTCTGTGGAAGTGTGTCACGGAGGTGGAAGCACCACCGATGGAAGTGATACAGCATATCGTGAACGAACGGCCATTGTGGGATGCGTACCTATTAAAATGGCGCACAATCGAACAGCTCGATCAGGACACCGATGTGTTCCAGTACGCATGTGGCCAACCGATCACCGAGTATTGTGTCGTCCGGTACGTATGTTCGGTCGTATTTTAGCCGTAATACGCAATTGTCCAGATGCATATGGTGacgcttgtttctttttctttccttttgctaCACAGACAATGGAAGAATGATCTGCCCCGTGGTGCCTGTGTGATAGTGGAAGTGTCGATTTCGCACGAGAATGCCACCTCGCTGCTGGGCGGTGTGAATGGCGTTGTGCTCGCTTCGCGCTATCTAATCGAACCGTGTGGCAGTGGAAAGTGCAAACTAATGCATCTATCGCGCGTCGATATGAAGTAAGACCCATCGTCGTCTGTTTCTCTCACACGCATGTACGTTCGTTTCGTTACtaatccatttttcttttcttttttcttatccaTCACACGCTAACGCAGAGGCCGCACACCCGACTGGTACAACAAAAACTACGGACACATTTGTCAGCAATATCTTTCTAAGATCAAAAAATTCTTTGAACACTGCACCGAGGGACCTGAAACTAAAGTATAATAGCATCATCACATTGGTTGGTAGTTCGAATGGTCGAACCCGACAGATATTAAACCCTTTTCGAAACGGGAATACCGGATAATATTTTGTACGAACGAACTTTACCTACAAGAAAGTAATGCAAAAAACCCAGGAGAAAGTAATCTCAAAACGGTAAAGTTTAAAGGAAGGggatttttttgcaacaaatttccggTACTTTATGGTGGAGGACAACAAGTACAGAATCTGTTGCCAATCTATCGCACTAAGCGGCTACCATATATTACACAATaatggtaaaacaaaatgcGATTATAGTTTATCTACAAAAAGAACCAGTTTTTTTCCTGAAACATTCCAGAATTTCATTACCAAGTGcctaatgataaaaaatgcaaacaaacaaaaaacacaaacaaaagtaaGATTAAGCGTCATCTAGTGAAGCAGAGAAGCCAATAACTAGTAACGTTGCCACAGAGCATTAAGCAAGTAAACAAATCATCTTTAAGCtaacaaaaaacccccaatTGTTATGGATGCGCACATGTTTCGGGTAGGGACATAATGCCAATAGTCTGTATCTCTGTCTATCTCACATCTCTGTCCCCCTTACACACCGTAACAAATCTTCATATATAAAAGATGCAGCATATATACATATAGTAATTAcacattaaaagaaacaatggAAGTTGGATCAAAGATATATGTAAACATATATACACATATCGCTATATATGAAACCAACATAgacacacccacacatacacaaactaAAACTAGTCCAAACACAAAACTTAACCAATATGTAGCCAagcctgtttttgttttataaaagatATACTGTTTTGTAATGATAATTGTCTTTTTGTACATTTCAACAATCCACTACACACTACTACAAACAGCTAAAATGATACAAGATGTATAAAATTGTGTTGAGATCCAgtaaggtttgttttttttgttttcgtctcTAAGTACTAGTAAGGTTATGAATTTGTAAATAGTTATATTTTATAGATTGttaagctgtttttttttgctttcgtataTAGTAAATGTATGTGGTATGTGAATGTGAAACAATacatataaaacataaaaatacaaaagtcACAATACAGGACAGTACAGGAGCAACACATTAGGAGCAGGAACAGGAAAAGACAACAAACAAGAACTGCAGAGATTGCACACACGAGAGAAGAATCGTACACGCAAGACTATATTAGGTATTGATCACTCCAAAAAATTCCACAACAGGGACCAACCAGCCACGGAATTAAAGTAACACAAAGCATTCGTTTCGGATTCGGTTCATTCCCCAGGGCACCATCTGTCGTCCATCTGCTGTCCGTCTTTTTGCGTTAGTACCTTATAAAGCTTTCAAACAAAGCGCATATTTAAAGATGGCGACAAAATGAAATCCAAATTAAGAaaggaaataatgaaaaacagttcagttttgttacaaaatggtgcaaaagcAGCCAAGATCGTAAATGGTTAGACAAGAAAACAGGgagaaaaagtgaaatattaaaaatggtgcattaatgaaacaaaaaagcggcCGTGTGCGTTGTGGTTAATcaagtaaataaaagaaaagaaaaaaggaaatacatttaaaaaaaagcgaatggaCAAAAGTATTTTTGTCTATgtaataagaaacaaaacgttgtttttttttgtgtgttaaatTCACAATGGACACTCTTCACAAAAGTTATCTCTTTTACTTTATTTCgtaccctttttttgctactgtgGTCTAAAAATATGTTGGTgcgtgggtttgttttttttctttctttattcatttttatgtttcataacTAAATGTCCATTCCTGCTGGTTCCTTTTGCTTCTAACTACCCGAATTCATCGTCTCAATAAACGCTCACACAACAAACCTAGCACGCACGCTACTACCTAAGCATCTTCTTTTttgacgaagaaaaaaaaactaaacccttccgtgtgtgtgtgtgtgtggggggggcGGTGACGTTTCATATCTTATCCCCCCCACAAATGGCACAGCATTTTACAAACTAATATCATTCGCAAATAATGGGAGACTGGGAGATTTGGGAGCGAGAATGCGTGATGCTTGGAACGATCACTTGGCATAAGTGTATTCTTATTGAATGTGTTGTCGAACACCTGTAATTATGTGCAATAGCTATTTTAAGAACCTGttttcttttgatgtttcTGTACCGTGCTTAACGGGAAACATTTTACCAGCAAATACCGTACACTTACGCGCGAAACATTCACATCAGCACATTTCGCTTGCACTTACAACTTACCACGCTTTGGACGTCATGCGGATTGCGCCATCTGTTGGTGGGTGTGTTCAACAGGGGTGCTATTGCTTCGgctactgctgttgctgctactgttgctgctgctgctacgacGATCGGTGCTACTAGCCGCCACCGCTAGATGTCGCTCGTGCTGTTTGCCCGTACCGCGTCTTTGTTCGCTCCCGGATGAGCCTTTCTTTACAGcggtaccaccaccaccaccggcttTCGGGTACGCACGAGATTTTACTGACTGGCCCCCAGCCGGTGCCGGTTGCTGGTGTAATTCTAAT
The DNA window shown above is from Anopheles funestus chromosome 3RL, idAnoFuneDA-416_04, whole genome shotgun sequence and carries:
- the LOC125769739 gene encoding uncharacterized protein LOC125769739; this encodes MSEEYNGSKKYPIASKTRKTKLAFLSGVRSHYEKKEKDASIAKEPRVNLSVPGTPVCSRYLRKLSGQLIDPSDENDNKNGPVVNELIISSLVLDKFLKDMDKLSVDKENVIQPPVQQQQQQQQTQQKPKPGNVHETTEEFFIKSEERKAYHRTFSEAVGIVGNAPVIEKNPVVKKYFEESASQQTYRRDFSDAYGELVEPDPIVPVDTKSKLKKKNTKKSSSKLTKPSDTQPTKLISDSSDDERSEEDSSEFLQELERLKESKRSLEEKILAYQTKTVTDVAQEAVGASKGKSTQQFFEESEQAKTYRRTFSQAVQTLPAGAGDVRDPAVLQYFNESATRQTYKREFSEVYNEYEPAPVTSPNFKPTVPGTPISSRQLQKLKKNADTNPIVTDQQQAPAASEKSTSFTEELEAFNRELENLQQTKPSVTVPPTEPTLPVATDFCVDSYLNTSSQKQTYSRSFSEAAQSFTQSEVKSPAVRSFFEDSSRKGTLRRDFSEAYQEVEVLASSAQTADVTAKKQTTDVSYDRDQDNRSITRPADVDDNPSNISLASTGPISIPGTPISSKKLAAFRRSTSVEAAGKTNEVTTTVPVATQGGLPVMTRVPLTPQLDVSVPNQPTTMMTTIPEA
- the LOC125769732 gene encoding uncharacterized protein LOC125769732; the encoded protein is MTSLSSDSRSLASGSSNGGGDVANNNHLPKDAPAADIIVCRTKMRERPAVGNGHLAGRTVRNARDDQYKQQCDAVDTQQCWPATEGMCRLEAHRTASPRSQKESPMPGAMMSNVQSLAAVTPSTIGSCDHPARSVDSSVCTAGTSSTTSRHHQTSPGDRNVPRDLTDSAPPCAAMAVSSTVVELEDPYAELERILEKVQAEISEMFEQTMQKENVSTVVAGNGTGSDKKRKNDLKTNHDEGTEYRSLVKAGPHLQKHHQQQQNASHHVKYATIPHATVTQQSSADVGALAAHFGRNNQSVPIDGNAKRTRNAYDQRYRSHDRMEMVSSTTAATTSATLPKPSTRSQSTGETMSSSGYSSYGRYTERSDSLSDDMSLLDVAAPSCDDSQEGAGDDTTSDEREPIVGGGVRKRHQQKKSSVLSGATAATIPTGNGGHYYSNIDQQLLSNDRGLKTSTNSLPSVAATGGHRNMALHLKFKSHQSAIDAKRKQFFLTLDQEPFQPLKSNMADLPSPSSTSLHSGHNHLIAEELGSKSSSAPVLLKDEENVLTVARANLRYSRSQSDRHLAEIEAVEACRWLRAAGFPQYAQMYEDHQFPIVVEDVAKDHPFLEPDPLQSLFRRLHTLNRCANMHLDAHQHTPKPSHRDDSDDDSCALSEAWTFQHNSRRWSRVDDAIGLVSVINNKQQQRNSQKDGGSNVKGTGSDPAGHGSHQQRRHNNATLLRAEDHEKLWLETGGKITIGVPSDTDSQDDCGTDGRSGVHLRRTGSERLKDGAKAILRRVESIKSRRRKKQNRDGLIILAPPGAHSSAHLSPHHRPAGDGIDGYGGSGFDIMSYSNPTSPRPSAELLAFDDALDAAGNRKKDLFANDLLGRRNLLLSPNVTTPATAWSPLHGGDGKRFADRSSPGGTLPFRQQVQLQQESRSGDDSSSICSEDSGGGPGADFNATNRSEKSTTRKYPRAKKALRSKVITSTVADDQSGGGALSDSECHTKQRRSKIKVELDCDLSGVNDGVSTTTADVKGGNVGRTGGNTLTAPDVNASPSKLHRGGSLNLGKASKRYRDAFSNRSVRHSAKATDESGDGVGRSTSKRSTVARWHSFQQPKVSPIDLQQSDQLAIGSKDDRKQPMLQRGTTIAQLVSSTTHSNAMTITSTTSVTTTTITSISGKSHKSVNLTVDGSQSSSGAFTDTSGTGLRMSEMSCGQLLVVRKLGLANLTGYMERHCPTHRSGWNWDLPKFIKRIKTPDYKDRKVFGMPLVLNLQKYGSTVPYTIRLAFGWLERNALDQVGLFRKPGVKSRIAKLKSVIEASNDVGWRSEMFDEYHAYDVADLVKQYFRELPDPLLTAKLSETFIAIFQYLPDEVRAEAVQSAILLLPDEHREVLHLLLTFLEKVVQNSSLNQMTANNLAVCFAPSLFYLLSGNRYTAASPRRKKTGTGSGQPDEKELSEAKASHECLAYMIDRFQSLWMISNDQMRRCNFNYMDESKPVPLSSLGTEMHVQNWRGYLSESINECLREGRERPRGWVSLSSTDPSVTAFFKKVGDGHPLRLWKCVTEVEAPPMEVIQHIVNERPLWDAYLLKWRTIEQLDQDTDVFQYACGQPITEYCVVRQWKNDLPRGACVIVEVSISHENATSLLGGVNGVVLASRYLIEPCGSGKCKLMHLSRVDMKGRTPDWYNKNYGHICQQYLSKIKKFFEHCTEGPETKV